One segment of Fimbriiglobus ruber DNA contains the following:
- a CDS encoding DUF1559 domain-containing protein, translating into MKRRAFSLIELLVVIAIIAILIGLLLSAVQKVRAAAARAKCMNNLKQMALGCHGYHDANSKFPPGAVSTIQASVQVYLLPHVEQQAKYDQFMSPTPTAPNYILSSATYYSARMGDISIYLCPADPSQGIYTDQAGYAPNPPGASGRNNYFANAGTHGWIREMQVAFVKPVANRGMFAWDVYVRFEDVVDGTSNTAFFSETLRASDPSHDTRDLLVLAPPLWGSTPSTNPGTNPYNLIPPSQCSGTATSGNNYTGLRYYDGSNPGGFAYTHTVPPNNTSRDCMLQAPSDQFHLAARSAHTGGVNVVLVDGSCRFVSNSIDFPIWQAIGTRFGGEPLSLN; encoded by the coding sequence ATGAAGCGTCGCGCATTCTCATTGATTGAGCTACTGGTCGTGATCGCGATTATCGCGATCTTGATCGGGTTGTTACTCTCAGCCGTGCAAAAGGTCCGGGCCGCGGCCGCCCGGGCCAAGTGCATGAACAACCTGAAACAGATGGCGCTCGGGTGTCACGGATATCATGACGCCAACAGTAAATTCCCACCGGGAGCGGTTAGTACGATTCAGGCGTCGGTCCAAGTTTATCTGCTGCCGCACGTCGAACAGCAGGCCAAGTACGATCAGTTCATGAGTCCCACTCCCACCGCCCCTAATTACATTCTTAGCTCGGCGACGTATTATTCGGCCCGGATGGGCGATATTTCGATCTACCTCTGCCCGGCCGACCCGTCCCAGGGAATTTACACCGACCAGGCCGGTTATGCCCCCAATCCGCCCGGCGCTTCCGGGCGGAACAACTATTTCGCGAATGCGGGCACCCACGGTTGGATCCGCGAAATGCAGGTGGCGTTCGTCAAGCCGGTGGCGAATCGGGGGATGTTCGCCTGGGATGTTTACGTCCGATTCGAGGACGTCGTGGACGGTACGAGCAACACGGCTTTTTTTTCCGAGACACTCCGGGCATCCGATCCGTCACACGACACACGGGATCTGTTAGTACTCGCGCCTCCGCTCTGGGGCTCGACTCCGTCTACGAACCCTGGCACCAACCCATATAATCTAATACCGCCCTCACAATGTAGCGGGACGGCTACCAGCGGCAACAATTATACAGGCCTGCGCTACTACGATGGCAGCAACCCCGGTGGGTTCGCATACACCCACACCGTCCCGCCGAATAACACCAGCCGGGACTGTATGCTCCAGGCACCATCCGACCAGTTCCACCTAGCCGCCCGCAGCGCCCACACCGGCGGCGTGAACGTCGTCCTCGTCGACGGTTCCTGCCGCTTCGTCAGCAACAGTATCGACTTCCCGATCTGGCAGGCCATCGGCACGCGGTTTGGTGGAGAACCCCTCTCGCTGAACTAA
- a CDS encoding TIGR03960 family B12-binding radical SAM protein, with protein sequence MLNTALRDAVMRVLPRVTTPAQYAGGELNSVAKDHRQVRGKLCLCFPDAYTIGMSHHGLQVLYTIMNNDPQWACERAFTPWLDFERELRGNALPLYGLESFTPLREFDVVGFSLQYEVGYTNVLTMLDLGGIPHYSTDRRVTDPLVIAGGPGAQNPELLAPFVDLFVIGDGEQSLPWVMNQWVTLKERALRDGDVSFRRRQEMLAEIAGTAPWVYVPMFYEHEYHADGTIAAVNRTRADVPAEIASCTIDCDLGAIPLPTRPVVPFVQTPHDRIAIEIMRGCPHQCRFCQSTVIKRPLRLRSVEEIVRGALESYRNTGTNEISLLSLSTSDYPHFEELVKRMHETFMPLGVNVSLPSLRINHQLRSLPSLMKGVRKGGLTLAPEVARDDMREQIRKKIKNEDLYVGCREAFKNGWQKVKLYFLCGLPGERTVDLDGIIEMAETIAQISKEATGRYQEVVASVSNFVPKPHTPYQWNGMQTREYFRWAGDYLHRQKTQRSVKVKQHDIETSLLEGILTRGDRRVAAGLYEAWRRGARMDGWKECFRPELWWQSFRDLGIDLDFYTHRQRPVGERLPWDHVNVKKGRAYLEKEQSRSVIQLQVMADAVGGTGCGG encoded by the coding sequence ATGCTCAACACCGCCCTCCGCGACGCCGTGATGCGGGTCCTGCCGCGCGTCACCACCCCGGCGCAGTACGCGGGCGGGGAACTCAACTCGGTCGCGAAGGACCACCGGCAGGTCCGCGGCAAGCTCTGCCTCTGCTTCCCGGACGCGTACACGATCGGCATGAGCCACCACGGCTTGCAGGTCCTGTACACGATCATGAACAACGACCCGCAGTGGGCCTGCGAGCGGGCGTTCACCCCCTGGCTCGACTTCGAACGCGAACTCCGCGGCAACGCCCTCCCGCTCTACGGCCTGGAGTCGTTCACCCCGCTCCGCGAGTTCGACGTCGTCGGGTTCAGCCTCCAGTACGAGGTCGGGTACACGAACGTCCTGACCATGCTCGACCTCGGCGGCATCCCCCACTACTCCACCGACCGCCGCGTCACCGACCCGCTCGTGATCGCGGGCGGCCCCGGCGCGCAGAACCCGGAACTGCTCGCCCCGTTCGTCGACCTGTTCGTCATCGGCGACGGCGAGCAGTCGCTGCCGTGGGTCATGAACCAGTGGGTGACGCTCAAGGAGCGGGCGCTGCGGGACGGCGACGTGTCGTTCCGTCGCCGCCAGGAAATGCTCGCGGAGATCGCGGGGACGGCCCCGTGGGTCTACGTGCCCATGTTTTACGAACACGAGTACCACGCCGACGGCACCATCGCGGCCGTCAACCGCACCCGGGCGGACGTGCCGGCCGAGATCGCGTCCTGCACCATCGACTGCGACCTCGGGGCGATCCCGCTGCCGACGAGGCCGGTCGTCCCGTTCGTGCAGACGCCGCACGACCGGATCGCCATCGAGATCATGCGCGGCTGCCCGCACCAGTGCCGGTTCTGCCAGTCGACGGTCATCAAGCGACCACTCCGCCTGCGGTCGGTCGAGGAGATCGTTCGGGGCGCGCTGGAGAGCTACCGGAACACCGGCACGAACGAGATCAGCCTCCTCTCGCTCTCCACGAGCGACTACCCGCACTTCGAGGAGCTGGTCAAGCGGATGCACGAGACGTTCATGCCGCTGGGCGTGAACGTCTCGCTGCCGAGCCTCCGCATCAACCACCAGCTGCGGTCGCTGCCGAGCCTCATGAAGGGCGTCCGGAAGGGCGGGCTGACGCTGGCCCCGGAAGTCGCCCGGGACGACATGCGCGAGCAGATCCGCAAGAAGATCAAGAACGAAGACCTCTACGTCGGCTGCCGGGAGGCGTTCAAGAACGGCTGGCAGAAGGTGAAGCTGTACTTCCTCTGCGGCCTCCCCGGCGAGCGGACGGTCGACCTCGACGGCATCATCGAGATGGCCGAGACGATCGCCCAGATCAGCAAGGAAGCGACGGGGCGGTACCAGGAAGTGGTCGCGTCCGTGTCGAACTTCGTGCCGAAGCCGCACACGCCCTATCAGTGGAACGGGATGCAGACCCGGGAATACTTCCGCTGGGCCGGCGACTACCTGCACCGCCAGAAGACGCAGCGGAGCGTGAAGGTCAAGCAGCACGACATCGAGACGAGCCTGCTCGAAGGCATCCTCACCCGCGGCGACCGCCGGGTGGCCGCGGGGTTGTACGAGGCGTGGCGCCGCGGCGCGCGGATGGACGGCTGGAAGGAGTGCTTCCGGCCCGAACTCTGGTGGCAATCGTTCCGGGATCTGGGCATCGACCTGGACTTCTACACCCACCGCCAGCGGCCAGTCGGCGAGCGGCTGCCGTGGGACCACGTCAACGTCAAAAAGGGCCGCGCGTACCTGGAGAAGGAGCAATCCCGGAGCGTGATCCAGCTCCAGGTGATGGCCGACGCCGTGGGCGGCACGGGCTGCGGCGGATGA
- a CDS encoding AAA family ATPase — translation MEQFIYAMQLERTSERKLSIQCADIITRVLFELTGEETPLTVIPWPFVRAGPVFNPRMSALSSGELDVMVTVMLITAQAMAIALRQDKENLDARGIVFIDEIDAHLHPQWQQKILPLIVSLFPNITLVFSTHSPFVLRSLPRATSRVIRFPDGEVFSTNFEAWQIDDILTAVFEVPSHWSKGIGGKLETLTALLKTKDRHQDAINIYRELSSLGSVGLQAECKRLIGLYGDDEIVDAISGLQ, via the coding sequence TTGGAGCAGTTTATTTATGCCATGCAGTTGGAAAGAACATCCGAACGAAAACTATCTATCCAATGTGCAGATATAATTACACGTGTTTTGTTCGAGTTAACCGGAGAAGAAACACCTCTCACCGTTATACCATGGCCATTTGTGCGAGCAGGTCCAGTTTTTAACCCCCGCATGTCGGCGCTGTCCAGCGGCGAATTGGATGTGATGGTTACCGTAATGCTTATAACCGCTCAGGCAATGGCAATTGCTTTGAGACAAGATAAAGAAAATTTGGATGCGCGCGGCATTGTTTTCATAGACGAAATAGATGCACATTTGCATCCTCAATGGCAGCAAAAGATTCTTCCACTTATTGTGTCTTTGTTTCCGAACATTACACTTGTCTTTTCAACTCACAGTCCATTCGTATTAAGGTCGCTACCCAGGGCTACAAGTCGTGTTATTCGGTTCCCCGATGGGGAGGTATTCAGCACTAATTTTGAAGCGTGGCAGATCGATGATATACTGACGGCCGTGTTTGAAGTGCCGTCGCATTGGAGCAAAGGAATCGGAGGAAAACTTGAGACACTAACGGCTTTATTGAAAACTAAAGATCGCCATCAAGATGCAATCAATATCTACAGAGAATTATCGAGTCTTGGAAGTGTCGGATTACAAGCGGAATGCAAAAGGTTAATCGGCTTATACGGCGATGACGAAATCGTCGACGCGATATCGGGACTACAATAA
- a CDS encoding ATP-binding protein produces MSESNVGDIRLNKIGVQDFRRIEAIELDIEENIRQICFVGPNGSSKSSLMTILANALCQMIPGNKYASQSGPLSRTPLEGWNRTFSTGEIRPGKRSYIIRSHWKINSTPYEHVLSVRTDASEPVYSDLESDKGQAIPFDSGQVFRNSWLKNFNPYNDYLSDSVFLFRPADRYEKAVTTKIVE; encoded by the coding sequence ATGTCAGAGTCAAATGTTGGCGACATACGATTAAATAAAATCGGCGTTCAAGATTTTCGCCGAATAGAAGCAATCGAGCTAGATATCGAGGAGAATATCAGGCAAATTTGCTTTGTCGGCCCTAATGGCAGCAGCAAGTCTTCTCTGATGACAATTCTTGCCAATGCACTTTGCCAAATGATTCCCGGCAATAAATACGCCAGCCAATCTGGTCCTCTCAGTCGGACCCCTCTTGAAGGCTGGAATAGGACGTTTTCCACGGGTGAAATTCGACCAGGCAAGCGATCGTATATAATAAGATCGCATTGGAAAATAAACAGCACCCCATATGAGCATGTGCTTAGCGTAAGAACAGATGCCTCGGAACCTGTTTACAGCGATCTTGAGTCCGATAAGGGTCAAGCAATTCCTTTTGACAGCGGACAAGTATTTAGAAATTCCTGGCTTAAAAATTTTAATCCGTATAATGACTACTTATCCGACAGCGTATTTTTATTTCGACCCGCCGATAGATACGAAAAGGCAGTTACGACGAAGATAGTGGAATGA